The following proteins are encoded in a genomic region of Pikeienuella piscinae:
- a CDS encoding O-antigen ligase family protein, with amino-acid sequence MNVSGVRPIEKKRLAPLAVVLLVSFVIPANFQIGTLYLTPSRIVILCVFPFLFIKLFSGAYGRIIINDILLLVFILWMLTAMLINNPDLAIVFVGLQTLSIYGGYMVARATIRSADDFRAFVRFFGVIVIFFLPFAFYESITSQFIIPKIISAIPGISSISDVNYERRLGLDRAQVVFSHPIHFGFYCSMLVGLYYVCLSGVTTNAKRLVVVMVCLTNCVLSVSSGPLLSALIQIGLIAYGKITYSIEKQWKLLMGGLAALYIALEIYSTYPALYEISKRLALNSATAQNRYLIFEYGSIQVGKTPWFGVGLNDWERPFWMKESIDNQWMLVAVQFGLPAFILLLCVFLNSLIRAGGGKFKRGSDLYNIRLGWNIVLISIMLTLATVALFGEVISMTFFVLGAGAFLFYAREDDAVTSAPVANPPKRRVILGDGDFEDEDDGASQSGSSTAAARGGPSLTGGRTLLR; translated from the coding sequence ATGAACGTCTCCGGAGTGCGACCGATTGAAAAGAAGCGTCTAGCGCCATTGGCCGTTGTACTGTTGGTTTCGTTTGTAATCCCAGCTAATTTCCAGATCGGAACGCTGTATCTGACGCCGTCGCGGATTGTAATTTTGTGTGTTTTTCCATTCCTATTTATCAAATTATTTTCGGGAGCATATGGAAGGATAATTATTAACGATATACTGTTGCTGGTTTTCATTTTGTGGATGTTGACGGCGATGCTTATCAACAATCCGGATCTTGCGATTGTTTTTGTGGGGCTTCAGACGCTGTCAATATATGGCGGATATATGGTTGCACGCGCGACGATCCGAAGCGCGGACGATTTTCGAGCATTCGTCAGGTTTTTCGGGGTCATTGTTATATTCTTTCTTCCCTTCGCATTTTATGAATCCATAACGTCGCAGTTCATTATTCCGAAAATAATATCCGCCATTCCGGGGATATCCAGCATTTCGGATGTTAACTATGAAAGGCGACTGGGGCTTGATCGCGCCCAGGTTGTATTTTCACATCCAATTCATTTCGGGTTCTACTGCTCAATGCTCGTTGGCCTTTATTATGTCTGTCTTTCGGGCGTGACGACCAATGCAAAGCGCTTAGTTGTGGTTATGGTTTGTCTTACGAATTGTGTGCTTTCCGTTTCGAGTGGACCTTTGCTTTCCGCCCTCATCCAAATCGGTTTGATTGCATACGGGAAGATTACCTACAGCATCGAGAAGCAATGGAAGCTGCTTATGGGCGGCTTGGCGGCGCTTTATATTGCTCTCGAAATCTATTCGACCTATCCGGCTCTCTATGAAATCTCCAAACGCTTGGCGCTTAATTCCGCGACAGCGCAGAACCGCTACCTGATCTTTGAATATGGCTCAATTCAGGTCGGAAAGACGCCCTGGTTCGGGGTCGGCCTAAATGATTGGGAGAGGCCATTCTGGATGAAGGAGAGCATAGACAACCAATGGATGCTGGTCGCTGTTCAATTTGGGCTTCCCGCGTTTATTCTGTTGTTGTGCGTTTTTCTCAACAGCTTGATCCGCGCCGGCGGCGGCAAGTTCAAGAGGGGGTCCGATCTCTATAATATCCGGTTGGGGTGGAATATCGTGCTGATCAGCATCATGCTGACGCTTGCGACCGTCGCCCTGTTCGGTGAAGTGATTTCGATGACGTTTTTTGTTCTCGGGGCGGGCGCGTTCCTTTTCTACGCGCGCGAGGACGATGCGGTGACGAGCGCGCCCGTCGCAAACCCGCCAAAGCGTAGGGTGATCCTGGGCGATGGCGACTTCGAAGATGAAGACGACGGCGCCTCGCAAAGCGGGTCCTCGACCGCCGCTGCGCGCGGCGGGCCGTCCCTGACGGGTGGACGGACGCTACTCCGGTGA
- the mepA gene encoding penicillin-insensitive murein endopeptidase — protein MKTLAIGFAALATLTSLASAEPAKRLFGARAAPATSMAAAPVGSYANGCLAGGVMLPTTGPGWQAMRLERNRNWGHPELVAFVARLGAAAQSIGWDGVLVGDLSQPRGGPMLSGHASHQIGLDVDIWMRPGYARELTRAERSKLGSFSVVRADRRSVNDAWTPRHAALLQAAAEDDAVARIFVNAAIKDQLCRDVGGDRLWLRKIRPWWGHDEHFHVRLTCPKGAPACTDQAPPPAGDGCDETLAWWFSDEALNPKPAPDAPKPKPRRELTLADLPSACAAVLNAK, from the coding sequence ATGAAAACACTGGCGATCGGTTTCGCCGCCCTCGCGACCCTTACGAGTCTGGCTTCGGCGGAACCCGCGAAACGGCTGTTCGGCGCGCGCGCCGCGCCCGCGACTTCGATGGCGGCGGCGCCCGTCGGCTCCTACGCCAATGGGTGTCTCGCAGGCGGCGTCATGCTCCCCACTACCGGGCCTGGTTGGCAAGCTATGAGGCTGGAGCGCAACCGCAACTGGGGCCATCCTGAACTGGTCGCTTTCGTGGCCCGCCTCGGCGCGGCGGCGCAAAGCATCGGCTGGGACGGCGTCCTTGTCGGCGATCTCAGCCAACCGCGCGGCGGGCCGATGCTTTCAGGGCACGCTTCGCACCAGATCGGGCTCGATGTCGACATATGGATGCGGCCCGGTTACGCGCGCGAATTGACGCGCGCGGAGCGGAGCAAGCTTGGCTCCTTCTCCGTCGTCAGAGCAGACCGGCGCAGCGTCAACGACGCATGGACCCCGCGCCATGCGGCGTTGCTGCAAGCGGCGGCCGAAGATGACGCCGTGGCGCGGATATTCGTCAACGCCGCGATCAAGGACCAGCTTTGCCGCGACGTGGGGGGCGACCGGCTCTGGCTGAGAAAAATTCGGCCATGGTGGGGGCACGACGAACATTTTCATGTCCGGCTTACTTGTCCTAAGGGCGCGCCGGCCTGCACGGATCAGGCTCCGCCCCCAGCTGGCGACGGATGCGACGAGACGCTCGCCTGGTGGTTCTCGGACGAGGCGTTGAACCCGAAGCCCGCACCCGACGCTCCCAAACCGAAGCCCCGACGCGAACTCACGCTCGCCGATCTGCCCTCTGCCTGCGCCGCGGTGCTTAACGCCAAATGA
- the ligA gene encoding NAD-dependent DNA ligase LigA: MTAKPVDELTEAEAAAALERLAAEIARYDRAYHQDDAPEIDDAAYDALRLRNAGIEARFPHLVRDDSPSKRVGAPVSEAFAKVRHDPPMLSLGNIVMKAKKKEIDEFVREAKAKVAEFDEYARKFLGIRPEAELIYTAEPKIDGLSLSLRYEDGRLATAATRGDGREGENVTRNAATIADIPKRLEGDAPELLEVRGEVYMSHADFAALNARAAEADAKVFANPRNAAAGSLRQLDPAITAARPLRFFAYAWGACSEPLAETQMDAVERLGALGFQVNPLMARCESVDELIKHYMKIESQRAMLGYDIDGVVYKVDRLDLQERLGFRSSSPRWAIAHKFPAEEATTILERIEVQVGRTGKLSPVARLRPVTVGGVVVSNATLHNADYIAGRDGKGEAIRDGKDLREGDTVTVYRAGDVIPKVVDVDLSRRPKDARPYEMPTECPECGSPVIREEGEADHRCTGGLICPAQAVEKLKHFVSRSAFDIEGLGAKQIEAFYQDETLPIREPADIFTLETRDRKGLTRLRNRDGWGETSAGNLFRAIEERRTIPLARLIFALGIRHVGEVGAEDLARHYGGWEAMVTALDEARPAALAHRAADEAVERERAAAKAEGRRARVAEARKAAIAASGADAAAQAAWDDLINTGGVGPVMALSLSDAFANEKERRAIEDLLEHLTPTAPEARAKESPVAGKTVVFTGTLERMTRAEAKARAESMGAKVSGSVSAKTDLVVAGPGAGSKRKKAEELGVDVIDEDGWLALIGA, encoded by the coding sequence ATGACGGCAAAACCGGTTGACGAGCTGACCGAGGCCGAAGCGGCCGCGGCGCTTGAGCGGCTCGCCGCCGAGATCGCCCGGTACGATCGCGCCTATCATCAGGACGACGCGCCGGAGATCGACGACGCCGCTTACGATGCGCTCCGCCTGCGCAACGCGGGGATCGAAGCGCGGTTCCCCCATCTCGTTCGCGATGACAGTCCCTCGAAACGGGTCGGCGCTCCGGTTTCCGAGGCCTTCGCCAAGGTCCGGCATGACCCGCCGATGCTGTCGCTGGGGAATATCGTCATGAAAGCCAAGAAGAAGGAGATTGATGAGTTTGTACGCGAAGCGAAAGCCAAGGTGGCTGAATTTGACGAATACGCGCGCAAATTCCTCGGGATCAGGCCGGAAGCCGAATTGATCTATACGGCCGAGCCGAAGATCGACGGGCTTTCATTGTCGCTTCGTTATGAGGACGGGCGGCTTGCGACGGCCGCGACGCGCGGCGACGGGCGGGAGGGTGAGAACGTCACCCGCAACGCGGCCACCATTGCTGACATCCCGAAACGGCTTGAAGGTGATGCGCCCGAGCTTCTGGAGGTGAGAGGCGAGGTCTATATGAGCCACGCCGATTTCGCCGCACTCAATGCGCGCGCGGCGGAGGCGGACGCTAAGGTCTTCGCCAACCCGCGCAACGCCGCCGCCGGCAGTCTTCGCCAGCTTGACCCGGCGATCACCGCCGCCCGCCCGCTCCGGTTCTTCGCCTATGCCTGGGGCGCGTGCTCCGAGCCGCTGGCGGAGACGCAGATGGACGCGGTTGAACGGCTCGGCGCGCTCGGTTTTCAGGTCAATCCCCTCATGGCGCGCTGCGAGTCCGTCGATGAGCTGATAAAGCATTACATGAAGATCGAGTCGCAACGTGCGATGCTCGGCTATGATATCGACGGTGTTGTCTACAAGGTCGACCGTCTCGACCTGCAGGAAAGATTGGGGTTCCGGTCCAGCAGCCCTCGCTGGGCGATCGCCCATAAGTTCCCCGCCGAAGAAGCGACCACGATCCTCGAGCGGATCGAAGTCCAGGTCGGGCGCACCGGAAAGCTTTCCCCGGTCGCGCGGCTCAGGCCGGTCACTGTCGGCGGCGTTGTCGTCTCCAACGCTACGCTGCACAACGCCGACTACATCGCCGGGCGCGACGGCAAGGGCGAGGCGATCCGTGACGGCAAGGATCTGCGCGAGGGAGACACGGTTACGGTCTATCGCGCGGGCGACGTGATCCCGAAAGTGGTCGATGTGGACCTGTCCAGGCGGCCGAAGGACGCCAGGCCCTACGAGATGCCGACGGAATGCCCGGAATGCGGCTCACCTGTGATCCGCGAGGAAGGTGAGGCGGATCACCGCTGCACCGGCGGTCTGATCTGCCCGGCGCAGGCGGTTGAAAAGCTTAAGCATTTCGTTTCCCGCTCCGCTTTCGACATTGAGGGGCTGGGCGCGAAACAGATCGAGGCGTTCTATCAGGACGAAACGCTGCCGATCCGGGAGCCGGCGGATATCTTCACCCTGGAGACGCGGGATCGAAAAGGCCTGACACGACTCAGGAACCGCGATGGCTGGGGGGAAACTTCCGCTGGCAATCTTTTCCGCGCCATCGAGGAGCGAAGGACGATCCCGCTCGCTCGCCTGATCTTCGCGCTCGGGATCCGTCATGTCGGCGAAGTGGGCGCAGAGGATCTCGCGCGACATTACGGCGGTTGGGAGGCGATGGTGACTGCGCTGGACGAGGCGCGCCCGGCTGCGCTCGCGCACCGGGCGGCGGATGAGGCGGTGGAGCGGGAGCGCGCCGCCGCAAAGGCGGAGGGCCGGCGCGCCCGCGTCGCGGAGGCGCGCAAGGCGGCTATCGCAGCCTCCGGCGCGGATGCGGCGGCGCAGGCCGCCTGGGACGATCTCATCAACACCGGCGGCGTCGGCCCGGTGATGGCGCTGTCGCTCTCCGACGCTTTCGCGAACGAGAAGGAGCGGCGCGCCATCGAGGACCTTCTCGAACATCTCACGCCGACGGCGCCGGAGGCGCGGGCGAAAGAAAGCCCGGTCGCGGGCAAGACCGTGGTCTTCACCGGTACACTGGAGAGGATGACGCGGGCCGAGGCGAAGGCGCGGGCGGAATCGATGGGCGCGAAGGTCTCGGGCTCGGTTTCCGCAAAAACCGATCTCGTCGTCGCCGGGCCAGGCGCCGGCTCGAAGCGGAAGAAGGCGGAGGAACTTGGCGTCGACGTGATCGACGAGGACGGGTGGCTCGCCCTGATCGGGGCCTGA
- a CDS encoding serine hydrolase domain-containing protein: MAKPIVSVIALQLVEEGRLQLFHPVTRYLPAFEAPLAFTQTGPRRAGRRMLVYHLMTHTAELSYGFMGDATGAMMNAARVHADASVTLGEEAKRIARIPLQFEPGSRFLYSVATDVLGALIEEVEGAPLGEIVAKRVTGPLGMNETSFCPGAAAEGRVAPLVGGVDGGLLSSKEFATTYPHDMPGFARGGHGLFSTLEDSARFAGALLLDARGGGAPRLLSQATLAHATRNHCAGVMPIGIELPPNSVNSGPWGQGFGLGFAVSQPGGPLVSRPEAFGWSGAAETWFTVDPASDLFVVLMAQNFNWPGASFDLQNMAYAALTE, from the coding sequence ATGGCCAAGCCGATCGTTTCGGTTATCGCGCTTCAACTGGTCGAGGAGGGGCGGCTACAGCTTTTCCATCCGGTCACGCGCTACCTGCCGGCGTTCGAGGCGCCGCTGGCGTTCACCCAGACCGGGCCGAGGCGCGCTGGCCGACGGATGCTGGTATATCATCTGATGACGCATACCGCAGAGCTTTCCTATGGTTTCATGGGCGACGCCACCGGCGCGATGATGAACGCGGCGAGGGTCCACGCCGATGCTTCCGTGACGCTTGGCGAGGAAGCGAAGAGAATCGCCAGGATTCCGCTTCAGTTCGAGCCGGGGTCGCGCTTTCTCTATTCGGTTGCGACCGATGTCCTCGGCGCGCTGATCGAGGAGGTCGAGGGCGCGCCGCTCGGTGAGATCGTCGCGAAGCGGGTGACGGGGCCGCTTGGGATGAACGAGACCTCCTTCTGCCCCGGCGCGGCGGCGGAAGGACGGGTCGCGCCGCTGGTGGGCGGGGTGGATGGCGGGCTGCTATCCTCGAAGGAGTTCGCCACGACATATCCGCATGACATGCCGGGATTCGCGCGCGGTGGGCACGGGCTGTTCTCCACGCTCGAGGACTCCGCGCGCTTCGCCGGCGCGCTGTTGCTGGACGCGCGGGGTGGGGGCGCGCCGCGCTTGTTGTCGCAGGCGACGCTGGCGCATGCCACGCGGAACCATTGCGCCGGCGTGATGCCGATAGGGATCGAATTGCCGCCGAACTCGGTCAATTCCGGTCCTTGGGGGCAGGGATTCGGGCTTGGCTTCGCAGTGAGCCAGCCGGGCGGGCCGCTGGTGAGCCGGCCGGAGGCCTTCGGCTGGTCCGGCGCGGCGGAGACCTGGTTCACGGTCGATCCAGCTTCCGATCTCTTTGTGGTTCTGATGGCGCAGAATTTCAACTGGCCGGGCGCGTCCTTCGATCTCCAGAACATGGCCTACGCCGCGCTGACGGAGTGA
- a CDS encoding NAD(P)H-dependent flavin oxidoreductase, whose translation MSLPPIFGSLRLPVVGAPMFIISNPKLVIAQCKAGIVGAMPALNARPAELLEVWLKEITEELDRHNQANPDNPAAPYAINQIVHRSNDRLMRDIDICMKYRVPITITSLGAREEVNEAMHSVGGVTLHDVINDKFARKAVEKGADGLIAVAWGAGGHAGTLSPFALVQSIRSWFDGPLLLSGSIATGGAVLATQAMGADLAYIGSPFIATTEARAPDEQKQAVVDANGEDIVYTNLFTGVHGNYLRRSIENAGLDPDDLPASDPSKMSFGSGRTKAWKDIWGCGQGVGAIDRVQDAAELIGRIAAEYDAAKARLAA comes from the coding sequence ATGTCGTTGCCCCCGATTTTCGGCTCTCTTCGCCTGCCCGTCGTCGGCGCGCCGATGTTCATCATTTCCAATCCGAAACTGGTGATTGCGCAGTGCAAGGCTGGAATAGTCGGCGCGATGCCGGCGCTGAATGCACGGCCGGCCGAGTTGCTGGAGGTCTGGCTGAAGGAGATCACGGAGGAACTGGACAGGCATAACCAGGCGAACCCCGACAATCCCGCGGCGCCCTATGCCATCAATCAGATCGTTCATCGCTCCAATGATCGACTGATGCGCGATATCGATATCTGCATGAAATATCGTGTGCCGATCACGATCACCTCGCTCGGCGCGCGCGAGGAGGTGAACGAGGCGATGCATTCGGTCGGCGGCGTCACCCTTCACGACGTGATCAACGACAAGTTCGCGCGCAAGGCGGTCGAGAAGGGCGCCGACGGGCTGATCGCGGTGGCCTGGGGCGCGGGCGGGCACGCGGGCACGCTTTCGCCCTTCGCGCTGGTGCAGTCGATCCGGTCATGGTTCGATGGGCCGCTTCTTCTCTCCGGTTCGATCGCGACGGGCGGCGCGGTGCTGGCGACGCAGGCGATGGGCGCCGACCTCGCCTATATCGGTTCGCCATTCATCGCGACGACGGAGGCGCGGGCGCCGGACGAGCAGAAGCAGGCGGTCGTCGACGCGAACGGCGAGGACATCGTCTACACGAATCTCTTCACCGGCGTTCACGGGAACTACCTGCGGCGCAGCATCGAGAATGCGGGACTCGACCCTGACGATCTGCCCGCCTCCGACCCCTCGAAGATGAGCTTCGGCTCGGGCAGGACCAAGGCGTGGAAGGACATCTGGGGCTGCGGGCAGGGGGTCGGCGCGATCGACCGTGTGCAGGACGCCGCCGAACTGATCGGGCGGATCGCGGCGGAGTACGATGCCGCGAAGGCGCGTCTGGCGGCGTGA
- a CDS encoding esterase-like activity of phytase family protein, with product MIKPLVVAALLAAAPALADGFTPPTAPKSRSMQLATPAGGPLIFRGAVAISPPERWFGGLSGLAMEGPGVAIAISDTGDWFRIALQIENGRLVGVESIIAARMLDAEGSPLPGGARDAEGLARDPESGRLWVSYEGRHRILAFDQPGGPTRARIQHPEWAHFSKNRGIEALARDVDGQLWAIGEGDSGAVFTIWIDGREGWKTKTIPRRGSYRPTGADFGPDGWLYVTERAFSVFRGFRFRLRRFRWGDGAAPLEEETLLDFGAETDIDNIESVALWREADRTYLFIASDDNFLPIQRNILALFEVVG from the coding sequence ATGATCAAACCTCTCGTCGTCGCGGCGCTTCTCGCCGCCGCGCCAGCGCTGGCGGACGGCTTCACACCGCCGACCGCGCCGAAAAGCCGGTCGATGCAACTTGCGACGCCGGCGGGGGGCCCGCTGATCTTTCGCGGCGCCGTGGCGATAAGCCCGCCAGAACGCTGGTTTGGCGGCCTCTCCGGCCTGGCTATGGAGGGGCCCGGCGTCGCAATCGCGATCTCCGACACCGGAGACTGGTTTCGTATCGCGCTCCAGATCGAGAATGGGCGGCTCGTCGGCGTAGAGTCGATCATCGCCGCCCGGATGCTTGACGCCGAGGGGAGCCCCCTTCCCGGCGGCGCCCGCGACGCCGAGGGTCTGGCGCGCGATCCCGAATCCGGCCGGCTCTGGGTCTCTTATGAAGGTCGGCACAGGATCCTGGCGTTTGACCAGCCCGGCGGGCCTACACGGGCCCGGATCCAGCATCCCGAATGGGCGCATTTCAGCAAGAACAGGGGGATCGAAGCCCTTGCCCGCGACGTCGACGGTCAGCTTTGGGCCATCGGAGAGGGCGACTCCGGCGCCGTCTTCACGATCTGGATCGATGGACGCGAAGGGTGGAAGACGAAGACCATTCCGCGGCGCGGCTCCTATCGCCCAACCGGCGCCGATTTTGGGCCTGACGGCTGGCTCTATGTGACGGAACGGGCGTTCTCAGTCTTCAGGGGATTTCGCTTTCGGTTGCGACGGTTTCGTTGGGGCGACGGCGCGGCGCCGCTCGAAGAGGAGACGCTGCTCGATTTCGGCGCGGAAACGGATATCGACAACATCGAGAGCGTAGCGCTCTGGCGCGAAGCCGACCGGACCTATCTGTTTATCGCTTCCGACGACAATTTTCTGCCGATTCAACGCAATATCCTCGCTCTTTTCGAAGTCGTCGGTTGA
- the recG gene encoding ATP-dependent DNA helicase RecG, translating into MVTKPSQSPGRPEVLWPLFAEIASLPGIGEKTAKLYAKLGATRPRDLLFTAPTGVIDRRIRPSIAGAALDEVATVEVEVGAHHPPNAKGRPYRVMVRDAGAEFILTFFRAHEDWLRRTLPTGQRRVVSGKVEIFDGVMQMTHPDHVLTTAEAEALPPFEPVYPLTAGLGQRQVAKAVAAALALAPALPEWLDPPLKAREGWPDWRDALGVLHAPDGRMALSHSSPARRRLAYDEVLAHALTLALARARMRRGRGRASSGDRRLRDRLLAALPYSPTGAQSRAAAEIEADMGASDRMLRLLQGDVGAGKTLVAMLALLTAVEAGGQGALMAPTEILARQHFASLSPLAEAAGVRLALLTGRDKGGARAAKLTALTAGETDILIGTHALFQKGVEFADLRLVVVDEQHRFGVRQRIELTQKGAGVDVLSMTATPIPRTLALASHGDMDISVLDEKPPGRQPIETRMINADRLDDVVARLRAAVAAGRRAYWVCPLVEESAASDMVAAEDRAAALRIALGSENVALVHGQMPPAEKDSAMAAFASGAVQVLVATTVIEVGVDVPEATIMVIEQAERFGLAQLHQLRGRVGRGGEASTCLLLYRGPLGDAARARLSVLRETEDGFRIAEEDLKLRGAGDLLGTAQSGLPEFRIADLEADGALMRIAQSDARLVLEREPRLDGARGEALRVLLYLHDRDATIRYLDGA; encoded by the coding sequence ATGGTGACGAAGCCTTCGCAGTCGCCGGGCCGACCGGAGGTTCTCTGGCCGCTCTTCGCCGAAATCGCCAGCCTGCCGGGAATTGGCGAGAAGACCGCGAAGCTCTACGCCAAGCTCGGTGCGACGCGGCCGCGCGACCTTCTCTTCACCGCGCCGACCGGGGTGATCGACCGGCGCATCCGTCCCTCCATCGCCGGCGCTGCGCTCGATGAAGTGGCGACAGTGGAGGTCGAGGTCGGCGCGCATCACCCGCCGAACGCAAAGGGCCGACCCTACCGCGTGATGGTGCGCGACGCGGGGGCGGAGTTCATCCTCACCTTCTTTCGCGCGCATGAAGACTGGTTGCGCCGGACTCTGCCGACCGGCCAGCGGCGCGTCGTCTCCGGCAAGGTGGAGATTTTCGACGGCGTCATGCAGATGACGCACCCCGATCATGTGTTGACCACGGCGGAGGCGGAGGCGTTGCCGCCGTTTGAGCCCGTCTACCCGCTCACTGCCGGTTTGGGGCAGCGCCAGGTGGCGAAGGCGGTCGCTGCGGCGCTCGCGCTGGCGCCGGCGCTTCCCGAATGGCTGGACCCGCCCCTGAAGGCGCGTGAGGGCTGGCCGGACTGGCGGGACGCGCTCGGCGTGCTTCATGCGCCGGACGGGCGAATGGCGCTCTCGCATTCTTCCCCGGCGCGCCGGCGGCTCGCCTATGACGAGGTGCTGGCGCACGCGCTGACTCTGGCGCTGGCCCGGGCGCGGATGCGGCGCGGGCGGGGGCGGGCGTCCAGCGGCGACCGCCGGCTCCGCGACCGGCTGCTGGCGGCGCTTCCCTATTCGCCGACCGGAGCGCAGTCGCGCGCCGCGGCCGAAATCGAGGCGGATATGGGGGCGTCGGACCGGATGCTCAGGCTCCTGCAGGGGGATGTCGGCGCCGGCAAGACGCTGGTCGCGATGCTCGCGCTGCTGACCGCGGTGGAGGCGGGCGGGCAGGGCGCGCTGATGGCGCCGACGGAGATCCTGGCGCGCCAGCATTTCGCGTCTCTCTCCCCGTTGGCGGAGGCGGCGGGCGTTCGGCTGGCGCTGTTGACCGGGCGGGACAAGGGTGGCGCGCGCGCGGCGAAGCTAACCGCCCTGACGGCCGGTGAGACGGATATTCTGATCGGCACTCACGCGCTTTTCCAGAAGGGCGTGGAATTCGCCGATCTGCGCCTCGTCGTCGTCGACGAGCAGCACCGGTTCGGCGTTCGCCAGCGGATCGAACTGACGCAGAAGGGCGCAGGGGTGGATGTCCTCTCGATGACCGCGACGCCGATCCCGCGCACTTTGGCGCTGGCGAGCCATGGCGACATGGATATCTCGGTGCTTGATGAGAAACCGCCGGGGCGCCAGCCCATTGAGACGCGGATGATCAACGCCGATCGACTTGACGATGTGGTCGCGCGGCTTCGCGCCGCGGTGGCGGCGGGGCGGCGGGCCTATTGGGTCTGTCCGCTGGTCGAGGAGAGCGCCGCGTCCGACATGGTCGCCGCGGAAGATCGCGCCGCCGCGCTGCGCATCGCGCTCGGCTCCGAGAACGTGGCGCTGGTTCATGGCCAGATGCCGCCGGCCGAGAAGGACTCGGCGATGGCCGCTTTCGCCTCGGGCGCGGTTCAGGTGCTGGTCGCGACAACGGTGATCGAGGTTGGGGTCGACGTGCCGGAGGCGACGATCATGGTGATCGAGCAGGCCGAGCGCTTCGGGCTCGCGCAGCTTCACCAGCTTCGCGGGCGGGTCGGCAGGGGTGGGGAGGCGTCGACCTGCCTCCTCCTCTATCGCGGTCCGCTTGGCGACGCCGCGCGCGCGCGCCTCTCGGTGCTTCGTGAAACAGAGGACGGGTTTCGCATCGCGGAGGAGGATCTGAAGCTCCGCGGCGCCGGAGATCTCCTTGGCACCGCCCAGTCCGGTCTGCCCGAGTTCCGAATCGCGGATCTGGAGGCCGACGGCGCGTTGATGCGCATCGCGCAATCTGATGCGCGCCTGGTGCTGGAGCGCGAGCCCCGTCTGGACGGCGCGCGCGGTGAAGCGCTGCGTGTTCTGCTTTATCTGCACGACCGCGATGCGACGATCCGTTACCTGGACGGCGCCTGA